The following are from one region of the Escherichia sp. E4742 genome:
- a CDS encoding DUF3300 domain-containing protein, which yields MKMTLPFKPHVLALICSAGLCAASAGLYIKSRAVEAPAEPQSTQLAAPDITAVTLPATVSAPPVTPAVIKSAFSTAQIDQWVAPVALYPDALLSQVLMASTYPANVAQAVQWSHDNPLKQGDAAIQAVSDQPWDASVKSLVAFPQLMALMGENPQWVQNLGDAFLAQPQDVMDSVQRLRQLAQQTGSLKSSTEQKVITTTKKAVPVKQAVTAPVIPSNTVSTASPVIAEPAPTVITIEPTNPDVVYIPNYNPTVVYGNWANSAYPPVYLPPPAGEPFVDSFVRGFGYSMGVATTYALFSSIDWDDDDHDHHHHDDDDYNHHDGGHRDGNSWQHNGDNINIDVNNFNRITGEHLTDKNMAWRHNPNYRDGVPYHDQDMAKRFHQTDVKGGMSATPLPAPTRDSQRQAAASQFQQRTHAASVTTRDTQRQAAAQRFNEAEHYGNYEDFREFSRRQPLTQQQKDIARQRYQSASPEQRQAAREKMQTTPQNQQRREAARQRIQSASPEQRQAAREKIQTNPQNQQRRDAARERIQSASPEQRQAVREKMQTNPQNQQRREAARQRIQSASPEQRQVFREKVQESRPQRLNDSNHTARLNNEQRSAVRERLSERGARRLER from the coding sequence ATGAAAATGACTTTGCCGTTTAAACCCCATGTGCTGGCGCTAATTTGCAGTGCCGGACTATGTGCTGCCTCTGCCGGGCTATATATAAAAAGCCGCGCAGTGGAAGCGCCTGCAGAACCGCAATCGACACAACTGGCTGCGCCTGACATCACCGCAGTTACGCTTCCTGCAACGGTTTCCGCACCGCCAGTAACGCCCGCCGTCATCAAATCTGCCTTCAGCACTGCGCAAATTGATCAATGGGTCGCGCCTGTCGCGCTGTATCCCGACGCCCTGCTTTCGCAAGTGCTGATGGCCTCGACCTATCCGGCAAACGTTGCGCAAGCAGTGCAATGGTCGCACGATAATCCTCTCAAGCAAGGCGATGCGGCGATTCAGGCAGTATCCGACCAGCCGTGGGATGCCAGCGTCAAATCACTGGTGGCGTTTCCACAGCTGATGGCATTGATGGGCGAAAACCCGCAGTGGGTACAAAACCTCGGCGATGCGTTTCTGGCACAGCCGCAGGATGTAATGGACTCGGTACAGCGTTTGCGTCAACTGGCGCAACAAACCGGATCGCTGAAGTCATCAACCGAACAGAAAGTCATTACGACAACGAAGAAAGCTGTACCGGTAAAACAGGCTGTCACGGCTCCCGTCATACCATCCAATACCGTTTCAACAGCCAGCCCCGTCATTGCAGAGCCTGCACCAACCGTAATAACTATCGAACCAACCAATCCGGATGTGGTTTATATTCCCAACTACAACCCGACCGTGGTTTACGGGAACTGGGCCAATTCCGCGTATCCGCCGGTTTACCTGCCGCCGCCAGCCGGAGAACCGTTTGTTGACAGCTTTGTGCGCGGTTTCGGCTACAGCATGGGCGTCGCCACTACATACGCGTTATTCAGCAGCATCGACTGGGATGACGACGATCATGACCATCATCATCATGACGATGATGATTATAATCACCACGATGGCGGTCATCGTGACGGTAATAGCTGGCAACACAACGGCGACAACATCAATATCGACGTCAACAATTTCAACCGCATTACTGGTGAGCATCTTACTGACAAGAATATGGCATGGCGGCACAATCCGAATTACCGCGATGGTGTGCCTTATCATGATCAGGATATGGCAAAACGGTTTCACCAAACCGATGTTAAAGGCGGAATGAGCGCCACGCCGCTACCTGCTCCAACACGCGACAGCCAGCGTCAGGCGGCAGCAAGCCAGTTTCAGCAACGAACACACGCAGCATCAGTCACTACGCGAGATACGCAACGTCAGGCTGCAGCACAGCGGTTTAATGAAGCGGAACACTACGGCAATTATGAAGATTTTCGCGAATTTAGCCGTCGCCAGCCACTGACTCAGCAGCAAAAGGATATCGCTCGCCAGCGTTATCAGTCTGCCTCACCTGAGCAGCGCCAGGCGGCTCGCGAGAAAATGCAGACTACCCCACAGAACCAGCAGCGAAGAGAGGCGGCGCGCCAGCGTATCCAGTCTGCCTCACCTGAGCAGCGCCAGGCGGCCCGCGAGAAAATACAGACTAACCCGCAGAACCAGCAGCGAAGAGATGCAGCGCGTGAGCGTATTCAGTCCGCGTCTCCTGAACAGCGTCAGGCGGTACGCGAGAAAATGCAGACTAACCCGCAGAACCAGCAGCGAAGAGAGGCAGCGCGTCAGCGTATCCAGTCTGCCTCGCCTGAGCAGCGTCAGGTTTTTCGAGAGAAAGTTCAGGAGAGCCGCCCGCAGCGTCTAAACGACAGTAACCATACTGCCCGATTGAATAATGAGCAACGGTCAGCGGTACGCGAACGGTTGTCTGAGCGTGGAGCAAGGAGACTGGAAAGGTAA
- the aceF gene encoding pyruvate dehydrogenase complex dihydrolipoyllysine-residue acetyltransferase — MAIEIKVPDIGADEVEITEILVKVGDKVEAEQSLITVEGDKASMEVPSPQAGIVKEIKVSVGDKTQTGALIMIFDSADGAADAAPAQAEEKKEAAPAAAPAAAAAKDVNVPDIGSDEVEVTEILVKVGDKVEAEQSLITVEGDKASMEVPAPFAGTVKEIKVNVGDKVSTGSLIMVFEVAGEAGAAAPAAKQEAAPAAAPAPAAGVKEVNVPDIGGDEVEVTEVMVKVGDKVAAEQSLITVEGDKASMEVPAPFAGVVKELKVNVGDKVKTGSLIMIFEVEGAAPAAAPAKQEAAAPAPAAKAEAPAAAPAAKAEGKSEFAENDAYVHATPLIRRLAREFGVNLAKVKGTGRKGRILREDVQAYVKEAIKRAEAAPAATGGGIPGMLPWPKVDFSKFGEIEEVELGRIQKISGANLSRNWVMIPHVTHFDKTDITELEAFRKQQNEEAAKRKLDVKITPVVFIMKAVAAALEQMPRFNSSLSEDGQRLTLKKYINIGVAVDTPNGLVVPVFKDVNKKGIIELSRELMTISKKARDGKLTAGEMQGGCFTISSIGGLGTTHFAPIVNAPEVAILGVSKSAMEPVWNGKEFVPRLMLPISLSFDHRVIDGADGARFITIINNTLSDIRRLVM, encoded by the coding sequence ATGGCTATCGAAATCAAAGTACCGGACATCGGGGCTGATGAAGTTGAAATCACCGAGATCCTGGTCAAAGTGGGCGACAAAGTTGAAGCCGAACAGTCGCTGATCACCGTAGAAGGCGACAAAGCCTCTATGGAAGTTCCGTCTCCGCAGGCGGGTATCGTTAAAGAGATCAAAGTCTCTGTTGGCGATAAAACCCAGACCGGCGCACTGATTATGATTTTCGATTCCGCCGACGGTGCAGCTGACGCTGCACCTGCTCAGGCAGAAGAGAAGAAAGAAGCTGCTCCGGCAGCAGCACCAGCGGCTGCAGCGGCAAAAGACGTTAACGTTCCGGATATCGGCAGCGACGAAGTTGAAGTGACCGAAATCCTGGTGAAAGTGGGCGATAAAGTTGAAGCTGAGCAGTCGCTGATCACCGTAGAAGGCGATAAAGCTTCTATGGAAGTTCCGGCTCCGTTTGCTGGCACCGTGAAAGAGATCAAAGTGAACGTGGGTGACAAAGTGTCTACCGGCTCGCTGATTATGGTCTTCGAAGTCGCGGGTGAAGCAGGCGCGGCAGCTCCGGCGGCTAAACAGGAAGCGGCTCCGGCAGCAGCCCCTGCACCAGCGGCTGGCGTGAAAGAAGTTAACGTTCCGGATATCGGCGGTGACGAAGTTGAAGTGACCGAAGTGATGGTGAAAGTGGGCGACAAAGTTGCCGCTGAACAGTCACTGATCACCGTAGAAGGCGACAAAGCCTCTATGGAAGTTCCGGCTCCGTTCGCGGGCGTCGTGAAGGAACTGAAAGTCAACGTTGGCGATAAAGTGAAAACTGGTTCGCTGATTATGATCTTCGAAGTTGAAGGCGCAGCGCCTGCGGCAGCTCCTGCGAAACAGGAAGCGGCAGCCCCGGCTCCGGCAGCAAAAGCTGAAGCCCCGGCAGCAGCACCGGCTGCGAAAGCCGAAGGCAAATCTGAATTTGCTGAAAACGACGCTTACGTTCACGCGACTCCGCTGATCCGCCGTCTGGCACGCGAATTTGGCGTTAACCTGGCGAAAGTGAAGGGCACAGGCCGTAAAGGTCGTATCCTGCGCGAAGACGTTCAGGCTTACGTGAAAGAAGCTATCAAACGTGCAGAAGCGGCTCCGGCGGCGACTGGCGGCGGTATCCCGGGCATGCTGCCGTGGCCGAAGGTGGACTTCAGCAAGTTTGGTGAAATCGAAGAAGTGGAACTGGGCCGCATTCAGAAAATCTCTGGTGCTAACCTGAGCCGTAACTGGGTGATGATCCCGCACGTTACCCACTTCGACAAAACTGATATCACCGAGCTGGAAGCGTTCCGTAAACAGCAGAATGAAGAAGCAGCGAAACGTAAGCTGGATGTGAAGATAACCCCAGTTGTCTTCATCATGAAAGCCGTTGCTGCGGCACTTGAGCAGATGCCTCGCTTCAACAGTTCGCTGTCGGAAGACGGTCAGCGTCTGACCCTGAAGAAATACATCAACATCGGTGTGGCGGTAGATACCCCGAACGGTTTGGTTGTTCCGGTATTCAAAGACGTCAACAAGAAAGGCATCATCGAGCTGTCTCGCGAGCTGATGACTATTTCTAAGAAAGCGCGTGACGGTAAGCTGACTGCGGGCGAAATGCAGGGCGGTTGCTTTACCATCTCCAGCATCGGCGGCCTGGGTACTACCCACTTCGCGCCGATTGTGAACGCGCCGGAAGTGGCTATCCTCGGCGTTTCCAAGTCCGCGATGGAGCCGGTGTGGAATGGTAAAGAGTTCGTGCCGCGTCTGATGCTGCCGATTTCTCTCTCCTTCGACCACCGCGTGATCGACGGTGCTGATGGTGCCCGTTTCATTACCATCATTAACAACACGCTGTCTGACATTCGCCGTCTGGTGATGTAA
- the lpdA gene encoding dihydrolipoyl dehydrogenase, with the protein MSTEIKTQVVVLGAGPAGYSAAFRCADLGLETVIVERYNTLGGVCLNVGCIPSKALLHVAKVIEEAKALAEHGIVFGEPKTDIDKIRTWKEKVINQLTGGLAGMAKGRKVKVVNGLGKFTGANTLEVEGENGKTVINFDNAIIAAGSRPIQLPFIPHEDPRIWDSTDALELKEVPERLLVMGGGIIGLEMGTVYHALGSQIDVVEMFDQVIPAADKDIVKVFTKRISKKFNLMLETKVTAVEAKEDGIYVTMEGKKAPAEPQRYDAVLVAIGRVPNGKNLDAGKAGVEVDDRGFIRVDKQLRTNVPHIFAIGDIVGQPMLAHKGVHEGHVAAEVIAGKKHYFDPKVIPSIAYTEPEVAWVGLTEKEAKEKGISYETATFPWAASGRAIASDCADGMTKLIFDKESHRVIGGAIVGTNGGELLGEIGLAIEMGCDAEDIALTIHAHPTLHESVGLAAEIFEGSITDLPNPKAKKK; encoded by the coding sequence ATGAGTACTGAAATCAAAACTCAGGTCGTGGTACTTGGGGCAGGCCCCGCAGGTTACTCTGCTGCCTTCCGTTGCGCTGATTTAGGTCTGGAAACCGTAATCGTAGAACGTTACAACACCCTCGGCGGTGTTTGCCTGAACGTCGGCTGTATCCCTTCTAAAGCACTGCTGCACGTAGCAAAAGTTATCGAAGAAGCCAAAGCTCTGGCTGAACACGGTATCGTCTTCGGCGAACCGAAAACCGATATCGACAAGATTCGTACCTGGAAAGAGAAAGTGATCAATCAGCTGACCGGTGGTCTGGCTGGTATGGCGAAAGGCCGCAAAGTCAAAGTGGTCAACGGTCTGGGTAAATTCACCGGGGCGAACACCCTGGAAGTTGAAGGTGAGAACGGTAAAACCGTGATCAACTTCGACAACGCGATCATTGCAGCGGGTTCTCGTCCGATCCAACTGCCGTTTATTCCGCATGAAGATCCGCGTATCTGGGACTCTACTGACGCGCTGGAACTGAAAGAAGTACCAGAACGCCTGCTGGTAATGGGTGGCGGTATCATCGGTCTGGAAATGGGTACCGTATACCACGCGTTGGGTTCACAGATTGACGTGGTTGAAATGTTCGACCAGGTTATCCCGGCAGCGGACAAAGACATCGTTAAAGTCTTCACCAAGCGTATCAGCAAGAAATTCAACCTGATGCTGGAAACCAAAGTTACCGCCGTTGAAGCGAAAGAAGACGGTATTTATGTGACGATGGAAGGCAAAAAAGCACCAGCTGAACCGCAGCGTTACGACGCCGTGCTGGTAGCGATTGGTCGTGTGCCGAACGGTAAAAACCTCGACGCAGGCAAAGCTGGCGTGGAAGTGGACGACCGTGGTTTCATCCGCGTTGACAAACAGCTGCGTACCAACGTGCCGCACATCTTTGCTATCGGCGATATCGTCGGTCAGCCGATGCTGGCACACAAAGGTGTTCACGAAGGTCACGTTGCCGCTGAAGTTATCGCCGGTAAAAAACACTACTTCGATCCGAAAGTTATCCCGTCTATCGCCTATACCGAACCAGAAGTTGCATGGGTAGGTCTGACTGAGAAAGAAGCGAAAGAGAAAGGCATCAGCTACGAAACCGCCACCTTCCCGTGGGCTGCTTCTGGTCGTGCTATCGCTTCCGACTGCGCAGACGGTATGACCAAGCTGATTTTCGACAAAGAATCTCACCGTGTTATCGGTGGTGCAATTGTCGGTACTAACGGCGGTGAGCTGCTGGGTGAAATCGGTCTGGCAATCGAAATGGGTTGTGACGCTGAAGACATCGCGCTGACCATCCACGCGCACCCGACTTTGCACGAGTCTGTGGGGCTGGCGGCAGAAATATTCGAAGGTAGCATTACCGACCTGCCGAACCCGAAAGCGAAGAAGAAGTAA